A part of Streptococcus porcinus genomic DNA contains:
- the pepC gene encoding aminopeptidase C, whose product MSRISDSFTEEVYKNYLNNPKYRAIENAITNNGLLKSLKTRQSEVDNDFVFSIDLTKDLVSNQKASGRCWMFAALNTFRHQLISNFKLENFELSQAHTFFWDKYEKANWFMEQVIATADQELSSRKVKFLLDVPQQDGGQWDMVVALFEKYGVVPKTVYPESVSSSNSKELNDILNKLLRQDAQILRECINSGLDAQAIQTKKEVLLQEIFNFLAMNLGLPPKTFDFAYRDKENGYHSEKDITPLEFYQKYIGLNLSDYVSVINAPTADKPFGKSYTVEMLGNVVGSREVRYLNVDINRLKELAIKQMQAGETVWFGSDVGQMSDRKKGILATNTYDFEASMDVTLSQNKAGRLDYSESLMTHAMVLTGVDLDAKGTPLKWKVENSWGEDVGDKGYFVASDAWMDQYTYQIVVRKSLLSEEELKAYQAEPEILAPWDPMGALAN is encoded by the coding sequence ATGTCAAGAATTTCTGATTCATTTACAGAGGAAGTTTATAAAAACTATCTCAATAATCCTAAATATAGAGCAATTGAAAACGCCATCACTAACAATGGACTTTTAAAATCACTTAAGACTCGACAAAGTGAAGTTGACAATGATTTTGTTTTTTCAATTGACTTAACTAAAGATCTTGTTTCAAACCAAAAAGCTTCTGGCCGTTGCTGGATGTTTGCTGCTTTAAACACTTTTCGTCACCAATTAATAAGTAATTTTAAGTTAGAAAATTTTGAGTTATCACAAGCTCATACCTTTTTCTGGGATAAGTACGAAAAAGCAAACTGGTTTATGGAACAAGTGATTGCAACAGCAGACCAAGAATTATCTAGTCGAAAGGTTAAGTTCCTTTTAGATGTTCCTCAACAAGATGGTGGACAGTGGGACATGGTTGTTGCTCTTTTTGAAAAATATGGTGTGGTACCAAAGACTGTTTATCCGGAATCTGTTTCGTCTAGCAATAGTAAGGAGTTGAATGATATTCTCAATAAATTATTGCGTCAGGATGCCCAGATTTTGCGTGAATGCATCAATTCGGGATTGGATGCTCAGGCAATTCAAACTAAGAAAGAAGTATTGTTGCAGGAGATATTTAATTTTCTGGCTATGAACTTAGGGTTACCCCCAAAAACTTTCGATTTTGCCTATCGTGACAAAGAAAATGGATATCATTCTGAGAAAGATATCACACCTTTGGAATTTTATCAAAAATATATCGGCTTAAATTTGTCTGATTATGTTTCTGTTATTAATGCTCCTACAGCTGATAAACCTTTTGGCAAATCATATACAGTAGAGATGCTTGGAAATGTAGTTGGTAGTCGAGAGGTTCGTTATCTTAATGTGGACATAAATCGTTTGAAAGAATTGGCTATCAAACAAATGCAGGCGGGTGAAACTGTCTGGTTTGGTTCAGATGTTGGCCAGATGTCTGACCGTAAAAAAGGTATTTTAGCTACAAATACCTATGATTTCGAAGCTAGTATGGATGTCACATTGAGTCAAAACAAGGCAGGGCGTTTGGATTACAGTGAAAGTCTTATGACTCATGCTATGGTCTTGACTGGTGTTGACTTAGATGCTAAGGGTACACCTCTTAAATGGAAGGTAGAGAATTCTTGGGGTGAAGATGTAGGGGATAAGGGCTATTTTGTAGCTTCTGATGCTTGGATGGATCAATACACCTATCAAATTGTGGTTAGAAAAAGTCTACTAAGCGAAGAGGAATTGAAAGCCTATCAAGCAGAGCCAGAAATATTAGCTCCTTGGGACCCAATGGGAGCTCTTGCCAATTAA
- a CDS encoding amino acid ABC transporter ATP-binding protein, which translates to MIKISHLSKYFSGQKVLDDLNLDIEKGQVIALVGASGAGKSTFLRSMNYLEKPDKGMIQIDGFKVNFETITKEEVLILRRKLAMVFQQFNLFERRTALENVKEGLIVVKKLSDKEATAIAKEELRKVGLADRENHYPRHLSGGQKQRVAIARALAMKPDVLLLDEPTSALDPELVGEVEKSIVQAARSGQTMVLVSHDMDFVSQVADKVLFLDNGKILESGNPKELFKHPKEARTKEFFNKFSKSYI; encoded by the coding sequence ATGATAAAAATAAGTCATTTAAGTAAATATTTTTCTGGCCAAAAAGTTTTAGATGATTTAAACTTGGACATTGAGAAGGGACAAGTTATTGCCCTTGTAGGAGCATCTGGAGCTGGGAAATCAACTTTTTTACGGAGTATGAATTATTTAGAAAAACCAGATAAGGGAATGATTCAGATTGATGGTTTTAAGGTTAATTTTGAAACTATCACCAAAGAGGAAGTGCTTATTCTTCGACGAAAATTAGCCATGGTTTTCCAACAATTTAATCTTTTTGAGCGCCGCACAGCTTTAGAAAATGTCAAGGAAGGTCTTATCGTTGTCAAAAAACTCTCAGATAAAGAAGCGACAGCTATAGCTAAGGAAGAACTGAGAAAAGTAGGCTTAGCTGATCGTGAGAATCATTATCCAAGACATTTATCAGGTGGTCAAAAGCAACGGGTTGCCATAGCACGAGCACTAGCCATGAAGCCTGATGTATTATTATTGGATGAGCCTACTTCAGCCCTAGATCCAGAGTTGGTAGGAGAGGTTGAAAAGTCAATTGTTCAGGCAGCTAGGTCGGGACAAACCATGGTGCTAGTCAGCCATGATATGGATTTTGTATCACAAGTAGCAGACAAGGTTCTCTTTTTAGATAACGGTAAGATTTTAGAATCTGGAAATCCCAAAGAATTATTCAAGCATCCTAAAGAAGCTAGAACAAAAGAATTTTTCAACAAATTCTCCAAATCCTATATTTAA
- a CDS encoding amino acid permease, producing the protein MSQLSKEDKEVKNGMVRGLQNRHVQLIAIAGTIGTGLFMGSGRAISLTGPSIVLVYLITGAFMFMMMRAIGEMLYYDPDQHTFINFITKYIGPGWGYFSGLSYWLSLIFIGMADITALGSYVQYWFPNWHSWLIQLVALAVLASVNLIAVKIFGETEFWFAMIKIVAIIALIATAGFMIATGFQTPHGQASFTNITNHFSFFPRGTLKFFMGFQMVFFAYQAIEFVGVTTSETENPRKVLPKAIQEIPVRIIIFYVGSLISIMAILPWKDLPVDKSPFVMVFQLVGIKWAAALINFVVLTSSASALNSVLYSSGRHLYQLACENANPFTDALKFNRLSRQGVPSRAIIGSAAVVGVSAIISVLPGISDAFALIAASSSGVYIAIYALTMIAHWKYRQSSDFMPDGFLMPMYKVATPITLAFFACVFVSLFLQESTFIGAVGASIWIIFFGFYCNLKFKTK; encoded by the coding sequence ATGTCACAACTGTCAAAAGAAGACAAAGAAGTTAAAAATGGAATGGTCAGGGGATTACAAAATCGCCACGTTCAATTGATTGCAATTGCTGGGACAATTGGTACTGGTTTATTTATGGGATCAGGTCGTGCTATTTCATTAACAGGACCCTCAATTGTTCTCGTTTACTTGATAACGGGTGCATTCATGTTTATGATGATGAGGGCAATCGGAGAGATGCTCTATTATGATCCTGATCAACATACCTTTATTAATTTTATCACTAAATATATTGGGCCCGGTTGGGGTTATTTTTCAGGACTTTCATATTGGCTTTCGTTAATCTTTATTGGGATGGCTGATATTACCGCCTTAGGTTCTTATGTTCAATATTGGTTTCCAAATTGGCATTCTTGGTTAATCCAATTAGTGGCTTTAGCTGTTTTGGCCTCAGTTAATTTGATTGCTGTTAAAATCTTTGGTGAGACAGAATTTTGGTTTGCGATGATTAAAATTGTAGCTATTATTGCCTTGATTGCAACGGCTGGTTTTATGATTGCTACTGGTTTCCAAACACCACATGGTCAAGCCAGTTTTACCAATATTACTAATCATTTTTCTTTCTTTCCACGTGGGACATTGAAATTCTTTATGGGATTCCAAATGGTTTTCTTTGCTTATCAAGCTATTGAATTTGTTGGTGTTACGACTTCTGAAACAGAGAACCCTCGAAAAGTCTTGCCAAAAGCTATTCAAGAAATCCCAGTAAGAATTATTATTTTTTATGTGGGTTCCTTAATCTCAATCATGGCTATCCTACCTTGGAAAGATTTACCAGTCGACAAGTCACCTTTTGTTATGGTATTTCAGCTTGTAGGTATTAAGTGGGCAGCTGCATTAATTAATTTTGTGGTTCTAACATCATCTGCATCTGCATTGAATTCAGTATTGTACTCATCAGGTCGTCATTTATATCAGTTGGCTTGTGAAAATGCTAATCCATTTACCGATGCATTAAAATTTAACCGTCTTTCAAGGCAGGGTGTCCCTAGTCGTGCAATCATTGGTTCTGCAGCAGTCGTTGGTGTCTCTGCAATTATTAGTGTGTTACCAGGAATATCTGACGCCTTTGCCTTGATTGCTGCTTCGTCATCTGGTGTTTACATTGCTATTTATGCTTTGACAATGATAGCTCACTGGAAATATCGTCAGTCTTCAGATTTTATGCCAGATGGTTTCTTAATGCCAATGTATAAAGTGGCTACACCAATTACCTTAGCTTTCTTTGCTTGTGTATTTGTTTCCTTGTTCCTTCAAGAATCAACTTTCATCGGGGCAGTGGGAGCAAGCATCTGGATTATTTTCTTTGGGTTCTACTGTAATTTAAAATTCAAAACAAAATAA
- a CDS encoding nicotinate phosphoribosyltransferase, translating to MYKDDSLILHTDLYQINMMQVYFDQGIHNKKAVFEVYFRKNPFENGYAIFAGLQRLVEYLESLAFSKSDLAYLSELGYNGEFLDYLKNLKLELTVRSAKEGNLVFANEPIVQVEGPLGQCQLVETALLNIINFQTLIATKAARIRSVIEDEPLLEFGTRRAQELDAAFWGTRAAVIGGANATSNVRAGKVFGIPVSGTHAHALVQAYGNDYDAFKAYAKTHKDCVFLVDTYDTLKIGVPNAIRVAKELGDSINFLGVRLDSGDLAYLSKKVRQQLDEAGFPDAKIYASNDLDENTILNLKMQKAKIDVWGVGTKLITAYDQPALGAVYKMVSIENDAGQMKDTIKLSNNAEKVSTPGKKQVWRITSLDKGKSEGDYITFTDVDVNKLDHIEMFHPTYTYIKKTVKNFEAVPLLVDIFDQGKRVYDLPDLQTIQAYARQEFDKLWDEYKRVLNPQDYPVDLAKDVWENKMTVISKIRQETLMEGESHDLAK from the coding sequence ATGTATAAAGATGATAGTTTAATATTACATACGGATTTATATCAAATCAATATGATGCAAGTTTATTTTGATCAAGGCATTCACAATAAAAAAGCCGTTTTTGAAGTTTATTTCCGAAAGAACCCTTTTGAGAATGGTTATGCAATTTTTGCAGGTTTACAAAGGCTAGTTGAGTATCTTGAAAGTTTAGCCTTTTCAAAGAGCGATTTAGCATACCTTTCTGAGTTGGGGTATAATGGAGAGTTTCTTGATTATTTAAAGAACCTGAAATTAGAACTAACTGTCCGTTCTGCTAAAGAAGGTAATTTGGTTTTTGCCAATGAACCCATCGTTCAGGTAGAAGGACCTCTAGGTCAGTGTCAGCTCGTGGAAACGGCTTTATTAAATATTATAAATTTTCAAACTCTTATTGCTACCAAAGCAGCTCGTATTCGTTCTGTTATTGAAGATGAGCCATTGTTAGAATTTGGAACTCGTCGTGCTCAAGAGTTAGATGCTGCCTTTTGGGGAACTCGTGCAGCTGTTATAGGCGGAGCCAATGCGACTAGTAATGTCAGAGCAGGAAAAGTATTTGGTATCCCCGTTTCTGGAACACATGCGCATGCTTTAGTACAAGCTTATGGTAATGATTATGATGCTTTTAAAGCTTACGCAAAGACGCATAAAGACTGTGTATTTCTCGTTGATACCTATGATACTCTTAAGATAGGTGTCCCAAATGCAATTAGAGTAGCTAAAGAATTGGGAGATTCTATAAATTTTCTTGGTGTTCGTTTAGATTCGGGGGACTTGGCTTATCTGTCAAAAAAGGTCCGTCAGCAACTAGATGAAGCAGGATTCCCAGATGCAAAGATCTATGCATCAAATGACTTGGATGAAAATACTATTCTAAATTTAAAAATGCAGAAGGCAAAAATTGATGTTTGGGGTGTCGGTACTAAATTGATTACGGCATATGATCAGCCAGCCTTGGGTGCGGTTTATAAGATGGTTTCGATTGAGAATGATGCTGGTCAAATGAAAGACACTATTAAATTATCTAATAATGCAGAAAAAGTATCAACTCCGGGTAAAAAACAAGTATGGCGGATAACTAGTTTAGATAAAGGTAAATCTGAAGGAGACTATATTACCTTCACAGATGTTGATGTTAATAAGTTAGATCACATTGAAATGTTCCACCCTACCTATACTTATATTAAGAAGACAGTCAAAAATTTCGAGGCAGTTCCTTTGTTAGTTGATATTTTTGACCAAGGTAAACGTGTTTATGATTTACCAGACCTCCAAACAATTCAGGCTTATGCACGTCAAGAATTTGATAAATTATGGGATGAGTATAAACGTGTTTTGAATCCACAAGATTACCCAGTTGATTTAGCTAAAGATGTATGGGAAAACAAGATGACTGTTATCTCAAAGATTAGACAAGAGACCTTGATGGAAGGAGAATCTCATGACCTTGCAAAATGA
- a CDS encoding DUF1273 domain-containing protein — translation MTAILVTGYKSFELGIFRDKDERIGIIKKALKKDLIRLIEDGADWFILTGSLGFEVWALEVLKVMKKSYPIKIATLFDFETHGSHWNEQNQEKLKLFKEVDFIKYCFPDYQSPVQFKQYNQFLIDNTDGAYLFYDSENETNLKYFVTQLEKNSHYSLRFLTFDRLNEIIEEE, via the coding sequence ATGACTGCGATTCTCGTAACTGGTTACAAGAGTTTTGAACTAGGAATATTCAGGGATAAAGATGAGCGAATTGGAATTATTAAAAAAGCCCTAAAAAAAGACCTTATTCGCCTTATTGAAGATGGGGCAGACTGGTTTATTCTGACAGGAAGTCTAGGCTTTGAAGTATGGGCCTTAGAAGTTTTAAAGGTTATGAAGAAAAGCTACCCAATAAAAATAGCTACCTTGTTTGATTTTGAAACACATGGTTCTCATTGGAACGAACAAAATCAAGAGAAGCTCAAGCTTTTTAAAGAGGTCGATTTTATCAAATATTGCTTTCCAGACTATCAATCCCCAGTACAATTCAAGCAATACAATCAATTTCTGATAGATAATACTGATGGAGCTTATCTTTTTTATGATAGTGAAAATGAAACAAATCTTAAGTATTTTGTAACACAATTAGAAAAAAACTCACATTATAGTTTGCGTTTTTTAACATTTGATCGTTTAAATGAAATAATAGAAGA
- the recU gene encoding Holliday junction resolvase RecU, giving the protein MVNYPHQLKGKRRDPVRLKTNKSKVDFANRGMSFEAAINATNDFYLSRHIAVIHKKPTPIQIVKVDYPQRSRAKIVEAYFRQASTTDYCGVYKGYYLDFEAKETRQKTAMPMKNFHSHQIEHMASVLEQKGICFVLLHFSTLKETYYLPARSLIDFYQIDKGSKSMPLDYIRKNGYEIIIGAFPQVPYLDIIEQNFLGGD; this is encoded by the coding sequence ATGGTTAATTATCCTCATCAACTTAAAGGAAAACGAAGAGACCCTGTCCGATTAAAAACGAATAAATCAAAGGTTGACTTCGCTAATCGTGGAATGTCATTTGAGGCTGCTATTAATGCTACCAATGACTTCTATCTTTCGCGCCATATTGCAGTCATCCATAAAAAACCGACACCTATTCAAATCGTAAAAGTCGACTATCCTCAAAGAAGTCGAGCTAAAATTGTTGAAGCTTATTTTCGTCAAGCCTCAACAACAGATTACTGTGGGGTTTATAAAGGTTACTACCTTGATTTCGAAGCTAAAGAAACACGTCAAAAAACTGCTATGCCTATGAAAAACTTTCATTCGCATCAGATTGAGCACATGGCTTCCGTTTTAGAACAAAAGGGTATTTGTTTTGTCCTTTTACACTTTAGTACTTTGAAAGAGACCTATTATCTACCAGCGAGGTCATTGATTGATTTTTATCAAATTGATAAAGGTAGTAAATCAATGCCACTTGATTATATCAGAAAAAATGGTTATGAGATAATAATAGGAGCTTTTCCACAAGTACCTTATTTAGATATTATAGAACAAAATTTTTTAGGCGGTGATTAG
- the trxB gene encoding thioredoxin-disulfide reductase, with protein sequence MYDTLIIGSGPAGMTAALYAARSNLKVGIIEQGAPGGQMNNTSEIENYPGYDNISGPELSMKMFEPLEKFDVEHIYGIVQKVEDMGDFKRVSTEDNQFDAKSVILATGAKYRLLNVKGEEAFTSRGVSYCAVCDGAFFRNQDLLVVGGGDSAVEEAIYLTQFAKSVTIVHRRDQLRAQKILQERAFANEKISFIWDSVVEEIQGDNIKVSNVLIKNLKTNEISDHAFGGVFIYVGMLPVTSMVEDLGICDQEGWVVTDDHMRTSLSGIFAIGDVRQKDLRQITTAVGEGAIAGQGVYHYLESLK encoded by the coding sequence ATGTACGATACACTCATTATTGGATCAGGCCCTGCTGGTATGACAGCAGCTTTATATGCAGCCAGAAGTAACCTGAAGGTTGGAATTATTGAACAGGGTGCTCCGGGCGGTCAAATGAATAATACATCTGAAATTGAAAACTATCCTGGCTACGACAATATTTCTGGACCAGAATTATCCATGAAAATGTTTGAACCATTAGAAAAATTTGATGTTGAACACATTTACGGTATTGTTCAGAAGGTAGAAGACATGGGTGATTTCAAACGTGTCAGTACCGAGGACAATCAGTTTGATGCTAAATCTGTTATTTTAGCAACTGGAGCTAAGTATCGTCTCTTAAATGTTAAGGGAGAAGAAGCCTTTACCAGTCGAGGAGTATCTTATTGTGCAGTTTGTGATGGAGCTTTTTTCCGAAATCAAGACTTATTAGTTGTTGGTGGAGGGGATTCTGCTGTTGAGGAAGCTATTTATTTAACTCAATTTGCTAAGAGTGTGACCATTGTTCATCGACGTGATCAACTAAGAGCACAAAAGATTCTTCAAGAACGTGCGTTTGCTAATGAAAAAATTTCATTCATTTGGGATTCTGTTGTTGAGGAGATTCAGGGTGATAATATTAAGGTTTCAAATGTTTTAATAAAGAATCTAAAAACAAATGAAATAAGTGATCATGCTTTTGGAGGGGTTTTCATTTATGTAGGAATGCTACCTGTGACAAGTATGGTCGAAGATCTTGGGATTTGTGATCAGGAAGGTTGGGTAGTGACGGATGATCATATGAGGACAAGCCTATCTGGTATTTTTGCAATCGGTGATGTGCGACAAAAGGACCTCCGCCAGATAACTACTGCTGTAGGCGAGGGAGCAATAGCAGGGCAAGGTGTTTATCATTATTTAGAAAGTTTGAAATAA
- the pbp1a gene encoding penicillin-binding protein PBP1A — MISIKNPQIQKILKYALAAILSLIIFIIVIGGLLFAFYISTAPKLSETALKSTNSSLVYDGHNKLIADLGSEKRENVTADSIPLNLVNAITSIEDKRFFNHRGVDLYRIIGAAFHNLTSASTQGGSTLDQQLIKLAYFSTDEKDQTLKRKAQEVWLALQMERKYTKQEILTFYINKVYMGNGNYGMLTAAKAYYEKDLKDLSFAQLALLAGIPQAPTQYDPYLNPDAATHRRNIVLQQMLSEKNLSKAEYDKAVATPVTDGLKPLKKTSSYPKYMDNYLKEVISQVKSETKKDIFTSGLKVYTNLLPDAQKRLYDIYNSPDYVNYPDDKFQVASTIVDVTNGHVVAQLGGRNQNENVSFGTNQAVLTDRDWGSTMKPISAYAPAIESGAYNSTAQSTNDSVYYWPGTNTQLYDWDRRYNGWMTIQTAIMQSRNVPAVRALEAAGLTYAKNFLTNLGIDYPEMNYSNAISSNNSSSDSRYGASSEKMAAAYAAFANGGEYYKPQYVNKIVFNDGTSKVIENKGKRAMKETTAYMMTDMLKTVLTYGTGTDAQIPGVIQAGKTGTSNYTDEELAKISAESGLYPEYVGTMAPDENFVGFTNKYAMAVWTGYRSRLTPIYGDALSIASRVYRSMMSYLTDGYSEDWVMPSGLYRSGGMLYLSGGTYTSGNTTSSVYNNIYSGSSSSSSSTSDTSNSSSQASDNKSSTTNDESSNSSSTSASTETGNGNGNRNGNGNNHSPNN, encoded by the coding sequence GTGATTAGTATCAAAAATCCACAAATTCAAAAAATTCTAAAGTATGCTCTTGCAGCTATTCTTAGTCTTATAATTTTTATAATCGTCATTGGCGGGCTACTTTTTGCTTTTTACATTTCAACTGCTCCAAAACTTTCTGAAACAGCCCTAAAATCAACCAACTCTAGTCTTGTTTATGATGGTCATAATAAGCTCATCGCCGATCTAGGTTCTGAAAAAAGGGAAAATGTGACCGCAGATAGCATTCCTCTTAACTTAGTAAATGCTATTACGTCAATTGAGGACAAACGATTCTTTAATCACCGTGGTGTTGACTTGTACCGTATTATTGGCGCAGCCTTCCATAATCTAACAAGTGCTAGCACACAAGGAGGATCAACACTAGATCAACAATTAATTAAACTAGCCTACTTCTCAACAGATGAGAAAGATCAGACCCTAAAACGTAAGGCTCAAGAAGTATGGCTGGCCTTACAGATGGAACGCAAATACACCAAGCAAGAAATCTTAACTTTTTATATTAATAAGGTCTATATGGGTAACGGAAACTATGGCATGCTAACTGCTGCCAAAGCCTATTACGAAAAAGATTTAAAAGACTTATCTTTTGCGCAATTGGCCCTCCTAGCTGGAATTCCACAAGCTCCTACACAATATGACCCATATCTCAACCCCGATGCAGCAACCCATCGTCGTAACATTGTACTCCAACAAATGCTTTCTGAGAAGAATCTATCTAAAGCTGAATATGACAAAGCTGTTGCTACACCTGTTACAGATGGCTTGAAACCATTGAAGAAAACTTCAAGTTACCCTAAATATATGGATAACTACCTTAAAGAAGTCATTAGCCAAGTTAAATCAGAAACCAAAAAAGATATCTTTACCTCTGGACTAAAAGTTTATACTAATCTCCTGCCAGATGCTCAAAAACGACTTTATGATATCTACAACTCACCTGATTATGTTAATTATCCTGACGATAAATTTCAAGTCGCATCAACTATTGTTGATGTAACTAACGGTCATGTTGTAGCACAACTAGGAGGCCGTAATCAAAATGAAAATGTTTCATTTGGTACAAACCAAGCTGTCCTAACTGATCGTGACTGGGGATCAACCATGAAGCCCATCTCAGCGTATGCTCCTGCTATTGAGAGTGGAGCTTACAATTCAACTGCTCAATCAACCAACGACTCAGTCTATTATTGGCCTGGTACAAATACCCAGCTTTACGACTGGGATCGTAGATATAATGGTTGGATGACGATTCAAACTGCTATTATGCAATCTCGAAATGTTCCTGCTGTCAGAGCTCTAGAAGCAGCTGGTCTAACCTATGCCAAAAATTTCCTGACTAATCTTGGTATTGACTATCCAGAAATGAATTATTCAAATGCTATTTCAAGTAATAACAGCAGTTCTGATAGTCGCTACGGAGCAAGTAGTGAAAAAATGGCCGCTGCCTATGCTGCTTTTGCTAATGGTGGTGAATATTATAAACCACAATATGTTAATAAAATCGTGTTTAATGATGGCACATCAAAGGTTATCGAAAATAAAGGTAAGCGGGCTATGAAGGAAACCACCGCTTACATGATGACCGACATGTTGAAAACCGTCTTGACCTACGGTACAGGTACTGATGCTCAAATTCCTGGAGTTATTCAAGCCGGAAAAACAGGAACCTCTAATTACACCGACGAAGAATTAGCAAAAATTTCTGCTGAATCCGGACTCTATCCTGAATATGTAGGAACAATGGCACCTGACGAAAACTTTGTCGGCTTTACCAACAAATACGCTATGGCAGTTTGGACAGGTTATCGTAGTCGTTTAACACCAATCTATGGCGATGCTCTATCAATAGCCTCTCGTGTTTACCGTAGTATGATGTCCTATCTAACAGATGGTTACAGTGAAGACTGGGTCATGCCAAGTGGTTTATATCGCAGTGGTGGTATGCTTTATCTTTCTGGTGGAACTTATACCAGCGGGAATACCACTAGTTCTGTTTATAATAATATTTATAGTGGTTCTAGTTCATCAAGTAGTAGTACAAGTGACACTAGCAATAGCTCAAGCCAAGCTAGCGATAATAAAAGTTCAACAACAAATGATGAAAGCTCTAACTCTTCTTCTACCTCTGCTTCTACTGAAACAGGAAACGGTAATGGCAATCGCAATGGAAACGGTAATAATCATTCTCCAAATAATTAA
- a CDS encoding DUF4059 family protein — protein sequence MLLELFSLYLQGLVIALVLVLVICLLWILLRARSRKDKTAVERQAFLYDILMIAILLVPILSFAVMSILLVLKS from the coding sequence ATGTTATTAGAATTGTTTAGTCTTTATTTGCAAGGTTTGGTGATTGCCTTGGTCCTAGTATTAGTGATTTGTTTGCTATGGATTTTGTTACGTGCCCGATCTAGAAAAGATAAAACTGCTGTTGAGAGACAGGCTTTTCTTTATGATATCTTAATGATAGCAATACTCTTAGTACCCATTTTGTCATTTGCAGTTATGAGTATCTTACTGGTCTTAAAATCGTAA
- the nadE gene encoding ammonia-dependent NAD(+) synthetase, whose protein sequence is MTLQNDIINELGVKPHIDAKEEIRRSIDFLKAYLTKHSFLKTLVLGISGGQDSTLAGRLAQMAIEELRMETGRKDYQFIAIRLPYGVQADEADAQKALAFIRPDKTLTINIKQAVDGQVSALEATGIEISDFNKGNIKARQRMVSQYAVAGQLNGAVIGTDHAAENITGFFTKFGDGGADILPLFRLNKRQGKALLKELGASASLYEKIPTADLEENKPGIADEVALGVTYKDIDDYLEGKEVSDQAKEKIETWWYKGLHKRHLPITIFDDFWK, encoded by the coding sequence ATGACCTTGCAAAATGATATTATCAATGAATTGGGCGTGAAACCACATATTGATGCCAAAGAAGAAATTCGTCGTTCAATTGATTTTCTAAAAGCCTATCTTACTAAGCATAGCTTTTTAAAAACATTGGTGTTGGGCATCTCTGGGGGACAAGATTCTACTTTAGCTGGTCGTTTGGCGCAGATGGCAATTGAGGAATTACGAATGGAAACTGGACGAAAGGACTATCAATTCATTGCTATCAGACTTCCATATGGTGTTCAAGCTGACGAAGCTGATGCTCAAAAGGCTTTGGCTTTTATCAGACCAGATAAAACCTTGACCATAAATATTAAACAAGCTGTGGACGGTCAAGTTTCAGCTTTGGAAGCTACAGGTATAGAAATTTCAGACTTTAATAAAGGGAATATCAAAGCTCGTCAGCGCATGGTTAGCCAATATGCAGTGGCAGGTCAACTGAATGGAGCAGTTATTGGTACCGACCATGCTGCTGAAAATATTACGGGATTTTTTACAAAATTTGGTGATGGTGGGGCAGATATTTTACCACTATTCAGGCTTAATAAAAGACAAGGAAAGGCCTTGTTAAAAGAACTAGGAGCAAGTGCTAGTCTCTATGAAAAGATTCCAACAGCTGACCTAGAAGAAAATAAACCGGGAATTGCAGATGAAGTGGCTTTGGGTGTAACTTATAAGGATATTGATGATTATTTAGAAGGTAAAGAAGTATCAGATCAAGCGAAGGAGAAAATTGAAACTTGGTGGTATAAAGGCCTTCACAAACGACATCTCCCAATTACTATCTTTGATGACTTTTGGAAATAA